One Curtobacterium sp. BH-2-1-1 genomic region harbors:
- the nagA gene encoding N-acetylglucosamine-6-phosphate deacetylase, protein MNVGGSGGQEARRTLIRSAHVVDAAGSTADGWVLVVGDTIHAVGAGPEAPAATSVHEVVDLGDAVLTPGFIDLHGHGGGGTAYEDDSIAAALEVHRSHGTTRSVLSLVANPVPALTASLDRIRTVMADDPLVLGVHLEGPFLSPHNKGAHNESFLVDPAPGPVADLLEAGEDVVRQVTIAPELAGALDATERFVAAGVTVAVGHTVGTYDQARAAFDAGATLLTHAFNAMPGIHHRAPGPIAAAVADDRVTLELILDGVHVHPSVASMLLRAAPGRVALITDAMGAAGAVDGSYTLGSLAVTVTDGIAHVTGTDTIAGSTLTQDVALRNAVTLAGQTLPDAVAALTSVPAAALGLGDRLGRLAPGYAADLVALSPSFEVRRVWGAGRPLR, encoded by the coding sequence GTGAACGTCGGCGGCTCCGGCGGCCAGGAGGCGCGGCGCACCCTGATCCGCTCGGCCCACGTGGTCGACGCGGCCGGCTCCACCGCGGACGGCTGGGTCCTCGTCGTCGGTGACACGATCCACGCGGTCGGTGCCGGCCCCGAGGCACCGGCGGCGACCTCGGTGCACGAGGTCGTGGACCTCGGCGACGCCGTCCTGACGCCCGGCTTCATCGACCTGCACGGCCACGGCGGCGGCGGCACCGCGTACGAGGACGACTCGATCGCAGCCGCGCTCGAGGTCCACCGCTCGCACGGCACGACCCGCTCGGTCCTGTCCCTCGTCGCGAACCCGGTGCCCGCGCTGACCGCCTCGCTCGACCGCATCCGCACGGTGATGGCCGACGACCCGCTCGTGCTCGGCGTCCACCTCGAGGGCCCCTTCCTCTCCCCGCACAACAAGGGTGCCCACAACGAGTCGTTCCTGGTCGACCCGGCGCCCGGTCCGGTCGCGGACCTGCTCGAGGCCGGCGAGGACGTCGTGCGCCAGGTCACCATCGCGCCGGAGCTCGCCGGCGCCCTCGACGCGACCGAACGGTTCGTCGCCGCGGGCGTCACCGTCGCCGTCGGCCACACGGTCGGCACGTACGACCAGGCCCGGGCAGCGTTCGACGCCGGCGCGACCCTGCTCACGCACGCGTTCAACGCCATGCCGGGCATCCACCACCGGGCTCCCGGGCCGATCGCGGCCGCCGTGGCCGACGACCGCGTGACGCTCGAGCTCATCCTCGACGGCGTGCACGTGCACCCGTCCGTGGCGTCGATGCTGCTGCGTGCGGCACCGGGCCGTGTCGCCCTCATCACCGACGCCATGGGCGCTGCCGGTGCGGTCGACGGCTCGTACACGCTCGGTTCCCTCGCCGTGACCGTGACGGACGGGATCGCGCACGTCACGGGGACGGACACCATCGCGGGGTCGACCCTGACCCAGGACGTCGCGCTGCGGAACGCGGTGACCCTCGCGGGACAGACGCTGCCGGACGCCGTGGCGGCGCTGACCAGCGTGCCGGCGGCGGCGCTGGGGCTCGGCGACCGGCTGGGTCGGCTCGCACCGGGGTACGCCGCCGACCTCGTGGCGTTGTCGCCGTCGTTCGAGGTCCGCCGCGTCTGGGGTGCCGGGCGGCCGCTCCGCTGA
- a CDS encoding YrdB family protein, giving the protein MSAPQSPVDWGDTPDPHAIRPRRLDGWTVLRILVCAFGLVSLAYWGYIAWPFPMPGILFMIGAPVFAAVVWYLFRSQASPIETDIVGKTIVEVALVIAAGGCWISIGHPVVGLVFILVAALSGVVQFRKETR; this is encoded by the coding sequence ATGTCAGCACCGCAGTCCCCCGTCGATTGGGGCGACACCCCGGACCCGCACGCCATCCGCCCCCGGAGGCTCGACGGCTGGACGGTGCTCCGCATCCTGGTGTGCGCCTTCGGCCTGGTCTCGTTGGCGTACTGGGGCTACATCGCGTGGCCGTTCCCGATGCCCGGCATCCTGTTCATGATCGGCGCGCCGGTGTTCGCCGCGGTGGTCTGGTACCTGTTCCGGTCGCAAGCGTCGCCGATCGAGACGGACATCGTCGGCAAGACCATCGTCGAGGTCGCCCTCGTGATCGCGGCCGGCGGGTGCTGGATCTCGATCGGGCACCCGGTGGTGGGGCTGGTCTTCATCCTCGTGGCAGCCCTGTCGGGAGTGGTGCAGTTCCGCAAGGAGACCCGGTGA